Proteins encoded by one window of Vampirovibrionales bacterium:
- a CDS encoding 6-carboxytetrahydropterin synthase has translation MFETMVEKHFAAAHHLLNYKGKCERPHGHNYVVQVYVVRETLDKANISYDFTLLKEKLGALVDSLDHRDLNTLPEFGGESPSAEFIARYIYRRLKGDIPEVNRVRVYETDTQCVTYYEP, from the coding sequence ATGTTCGAGACCATGGTTGAAAAACACTTTGCCGCCGCGCATCACTTGCTCAATTACAAGGGCAAGTGTGAGCGCCCCCACGGCCATAATTACGTCGTGCAGGTCTACGTCGTGCGCGAAACCCTCGACAAGGCCAATATCTCCTACGACTTTACCCTGCTCAAAGAGAAGCTGGGCGCGCTGGTCGACTCGCTTGATCATCGCGATCTCAATACCCTGCCCGAATTTGGCGGCGAAAGTCCCAGCGCGGAATTTATCGCGCGCTATATTTATCGACGCCTCAAGGGCGACATCCCGGAAGTCAACCGCGTGCGGGTGTATGAGACCGATACGCAGTGCGTTACGTATTACGAACCGTGA
- the queC gene encoding 7-cyano-7-deazaguanine synthase QueC, giving the protein MSAVKRRVVLLSGGLDSVVALAIAHAEGDVALALTIDYGQRAREAEKLAAQAIAAHFNVRWEWVALPWFHQLLPPQMARQVYGESAAGPVTPRDPAIPDSTRAVWAPNRNGVLLNIAAAYAEALEADAVVFGANADEAQGFPDNTQAYRDALSAAFAFSTLRHIQVETPVGDMTKAEIIERGLSLGVPFRHIWSCYGGGPQHCGQCASCGLLREAVERANQRTGQRAEIRFAASP; this is encoded by the coding sequence ATGAGCGCTGTTAAAAGGCGGGTGGTTCTGCTGTCGGGCGGACTTGATTCCGTGGTGGCGCTCGCTATCGCCCACGCGGAGGGCGACGTCGCGCTGGCGTTGACGATCGACTACGGCCAGCGTGCGCGCGAAGCCGAAAAGCTGGCCGCGCAGGCGATTGCCGCTCATTTTAATGTTCGCTGGGAATGGGTCGCGTTGCCGTGGTTTCATCAACTCCTGCCCCCGCAGATGGCCCGTCAGGTTTATGGCGAGTCGGCCGCAGGGCCGGTGACGCCGCGTGACCCGGCGATCCCCGACAGCACGCGCGCGGTGTGGGCTCCCAATCGAAACGGCGTGCTGCTGAATATCGCAGCCGCTTACGCTGAGGCGCTTGAAGCGGATGCGGTGGTGTTTGGCGCCAATGCCGACGAAGCCCAAGGCTTCCCGGATAACACGCAGGCTTACCGCGATGCGCTGAGCGCCGCGTTTGCTTTCTCGACCCTGCGTCATATTCAGGTGGAAACCCCGGTGGGAGACATGACCAAAGCCGAGATTATCGAGCGCGGCCTGTCGCTGGGTGTTCCGTTTCGTCATATCTGGAGCTGTTACGGCGGCGGACCGCAGCACTGCGGCCAGTGCGCCTCGTGTGGCCTGCTCAGGGAGGCCGTCGAGCGCGCGAATCAGCGCACGGGCCAACGCGCGGAAATCCGCTTCGCCGCCTCGCCTTAG
- a CDS encoding HEAT repeat domain-containing protein — MKTARVTRVGLRAWRFCSAGLPHPLQPPFPLPETRWMASSSPEQQDQLIAQAMGQAGESDAQRIRSITELGNLLGNTRGSLTSPKGLMCLIDLVQREEKPRIVTHAIGALGRLQALSAVMILIDAALGLNLRVYEGDAGAAFLQTDEALRLRCAAVQALGKIQDERAVIPLMSILNDRALNYRLRMSAAESLGRAGNPHALNSLMDILQDDRESSVYLRESTAKALGMLGDIRAIDSLLDLLEAKRGVRDKFIFLKEQAIEALGRLSRRSGDKRRVTDSLVRSLRDSAASIRLAAVEALADTDDPRFVPNVGELLRDSDEEVALAAVSAVFRLGGEAAIREWIESDNLPQYVRDEMETYIP, encoded by the coding sequence GTGAAGACCGCTCGCGTCACGCGCGTTGGCTTGCGCGCATGGCGCTTCTGTTCTGCGGGATTGCCGCATCCGTTGCAGCCGCCTTTCCCTTTGCCGGAGACTCGCTGGATGGCCTCCTCCTCGCCGGAACAACAGGATCAATTGATTGCGCAGGCGATGGGGCAGGCGGGCGAGTCGGATGCGCAGCGCATTCGCAGCATTACCGAGCTGGGCAACTTACTGGGCAATACGCGCGGAAGCCTGACCAGCCCCAAGGGCTTGATGTGCCTGATTGATCTGGTTCAGCGCGAGGAGAAGCCCCGCATCGTAACGCATGCCATTGGCGCCTTGGGCCGTTTGCAAGCCCTCAGCGCGGTGATGATCCTGATCGACGCCGCTCTGGGCCTGAATCTGCGCGTATATGAGGGAGACGCCGGAGCCGCGTTTCTGCAGACCGACGAGGCCTTGCGCCTGCGTTGCGCCGCCGTTCAGGCGCTGGGCAAGATTCAGGATGAGCGGGCCGTGATTCCCCTCATGAGCATTCTCAACGACCGCGCGTTGAATTACCGCCTGCGCATGTCGGCGGCCGAAAGTCTGGGTCGCGCGGGCAATCCGCATGCGCTGAACTCGCTGATGGACATCTTGCAGGACGATCGCGAATCGTCGGTCTACCTGCGCGAGTCGACGGCCAAGGCGCTGGGGATGCTCGGCGATATTCGCGCGATCGATTCGCTCCTCGACCTGCTGGAAGCCAAGCGAGGCGTGCGGGATAAATTTATCTTTCTTAAAGAGCAGGCCATAGAGGCGCTGGGGCGTCTTTCGCGTCGAAGCGGCGATAAACGGCGCGTGACCGATAGTCTGGTGCGCTCGCTGCGCGACAGTGCGGCTTCTATCAGGCTGGCGGCTGTAGAAGCTCTGGCTGATACTGATGATCCGCGATTTGTGCCGAATGTGGGAGAGCTCCTGCGCGATTCCGATGAAGAAGTGGCGTTGGCCGCTGTTTCGGCAGTGTTTCGGCTCGGCGGCGAAGCGGCCATCCGCGAGTGGATTGAGTCTGACAACCTGCCCCAATATGTCCGCGACGAAATGGAAACTTACATCCCTTAA